In Candidatus Roseilinea sp., one DNA window encodes the following:
- a CDS encoding hypothetical protein (possible pseudo, frameshifted), with protein MAFDATLRAAAIHQRARRQQAAEPLRAGSEQHAAPVSQPALYVRRSDIHRKVRVRRAANLILFVVDASWSMAVAERMAATKGAIMSLLTDAYQRRDRVGLIVFQKNSATLVLPPTSSVELAQKALRDIPVGGKTPLSAGLTLSLHVTLREKRLHPEVMPLLIVLTDGAGNVSMSNLPPQVEAHRIANQIRDEHIRSVVINMEHVAFDQGLARKLAEHLNASCLSLRELRAEALYEAVKKELQ; from the coding sequence GTGGCCTTCGACGCGACGCTGCGCGCCGCCGCAATCCACCAGCGGGCGCGCCGCCAGCAGGCCGCCGAACCGTTGCGTGCAGGCTCAGAGCAGCACGCTGCGCCCGTGTCTCAACCCGCCTTGTATGTTCGACGCTCCGACATTCACCGCAAGGTGCGCGTGCGCCGCGCGGCCAACCTCATCTTGTTCGTCGTGGATGCGTCGTGGAGCATGGCCGTGGCCGAGCGGATGGCCGCCACGAAGGGCGCGATCATGTCGCTGCTGACGGACGCCTATCAGCGCCGCGACCGGGTCGGTCTGATCGTCTTTCAGAAGAACAGCGCTACCTTGGTGTTGCCGCCTACGTCGTCGGTGGAGCTGGCGCAAAAGGCGCTGCGCGACATCCCGGTCGGCGGCAAGACGCCGCTGAGCGCCGGCCTCACCCTTTCGCTGCACGTCACCCTGCGCGAGAAGCGTCTGCACCCCGAAGTGATGCCGCTGCTGATCGTGCTGACCGACGGCGCCGGCAACGTCAGCATGAGCAACCTGCCGCCGCAGGTCGAGGCGCACCGCATCGCCAACCAGATTCGTGACGAGCACATCCGCTCGGTGGTGATCAACATGGAGCACGTCGCCTTCGACCAGGGCCTGGCGCGCAAGCTGGCCGAGCACCTCAACGCGAGCTGCCTCTCCCTGCGCGAGCTGCGCGCCGAGGCGCTCTACGAAGCGGTGAAGAAAGAGTTACAGTAA